The following are encoded together in the Ictalurus punctatus breed USDA103 unplaced genomic scaffold, Coco_2.0 Super-Scaffold_100058, whole genome shotgun sequence genome:
- the LOC128630618 gene encoding histone H2B-like yields the protein MPDPAKTAPKKGSKKAVTKTAGKGGKKRRKSRKESYAIYVYKVLKQVHPDTGISSKAMGIMNSFVNDIFERIAGESSRLAHYNKRSTITSREIQTAVRLLLPGELAKHAVSEGTKAVTKYTSSK from the coding sequence ATGCCCGATCCAGCCAAGACCGCGCCCAAGAAGGGatcaaagaaagccgtgaccaagacggccggcaaaggaggcaagaagcgcagaaagtcccggaaggagagctacgccatctacgtgtacaaggtcTTGAAGCAGGTGCACCCTGATACCGgcatctcatccaaggccatgggcatcatgaactccttcgtgaatgatatttttgagcgcatCGCCGGTGAGTCTTCTCGTCTGGCTCATTACAACAAGCGTTCCACTATCACCTCCAGGGAGATCCAGACCGCCGTGCGCCTGTTGCTTCCCGGCGAGCTGGCCAAGCACGCCGTGTCCGAGGGTACAAAAGCCGtcaccaagtacaccagctccaagtga
- the LOC128630610 gene encoding histone H1-like, translating to MAEVAPAPAAAPAKAPKKKAASRAKKAGPSVGELIVKAVSSSKERSGVSLAALKKALAAGGYDVEKNNSRVKIAVKGLVTKGTLVQTKGTGASGSFKMNKKQTEAKKAAPKTKKPAAKKPAATKKPRKVAAKKPAAAAKKSPKKAKKPATAAKKPTKSPKKVKKLATPKKAAKSPKKAKAVKPKTTKPKAAKAKKAAPKKK from the coding sequence ATGGCAGAAGTCGCACCCGCTCCCGCCGCCGCGCCGGCCAAAGCGCCCAAGAAGAAAGCAGCTTCGAGAGCAAAAAAAGCCGGCCCTAGCGTCGGCGAACTGATCGTCAAAGCCGTTTCCTCGTCTAAGGAGAGGAGCGGCGTGTCTCTCGCTGCTCTGAAGAAAGCGCTGGCTGCCGGCGGATACGATGTGGAGAAGAACAACTCCCGCGTCAAGATCGCCGTTAAGGGTCTCGTGACTAAAGGCActctggtgcagaccaaagggaCCGGCGCGTCTGGCTCTTTCAAGATGAACAAGAAGCAGACCGAAGCCAAGAAAGCCGCGCCCAAAACGAAAAAGCCCGCCGCCAAAAAGCCCGCCGCTACTAAGAAGCCCAGGAAGGTAGCGGCCAAGAAACCCGCCGCCGCGGCCAAGAAGTCTCCTAAGAAGGCGAAGAAGCCCGCTACCGCCGCAAAGAAACCCACCAAGAGCCCGAAGAAGGTGAAAAAGCTCGCGACCCCTAAAAAGGCAGCCAAGAGCCCCAAGAAAGCGAAAGCTGTCAAGCCCAAGACCACAAAGCCTAAAGCGGCAAAGGCGAAGAAGGCAGCACccaaaaagaagtaa
- the LOC108262281 gene encoding histone H2A translates to MSGRGKTGGKARAKAKTRSSRAGLQFPVGRVHRLLRKGNYAERVGAGAPVYLAAVLEYLTAEILELAGNAARDNKKTRIIPRHLQLAVRNDEELNKLLGGVTIAQGGVLPNIQAVLLPKKTEKAVKTK, encoded by the coding sequence ATGagtggcagaggaaaaaccggcgGAAAGGCTAGAGCCAAGGCCAAGACTCGTTCATCCAgggctggacttcagttccccgtGGGACGTGTGCACAGGCTTCTGCGTAAAGGCAACTATGCCGAGCGCGTCGGTGCCGGCGCTCCGGTCTACCTGGCCGCAGTGTTGGAGTATCTGACCGCTGAGATCCTGGAGTTGGCCGGTAACGCCGCCCGTGACAACAAGAAAACTCGTATCATTCCCCGCCACTTGCAGCTCGCCGTGCGTAACGACGAGGAGCTGAACAAACTGCTCGGCGGAGTGACCATCGCTCAGGGTGGTGTGCTGCCCAACATTCAGGCTGTGCTTCTGCCTAAAAAGACCGAGAAGGCCGTCAAGACTAAGTAA